CGTGCCACACTATGGCCAGCGCATGGCACGCGTCGGCGGCCTGCTGCTCTTCTTCCTCTGGGAGCTGCTCAAGGCTAATTTGCGCGTCGCCTATGAGGTGCTGACCCCAGGATTCCGCTTCCGACCGGGTGTGATCATGATCCCGCTGGATGCCAGGAGCGATGCGGAGATTACGCTGCTGGCCAATCTGATCTCGCTCACGCCCGGCACACTGAGCCTGGATGTGTCCGCAGACCGGCGTGTACTCTACGTGCACGCCATGTTTATCGATGATCCGGAGCGCGTCAAGCGCCAGATCAAGCAGGGGTTCGAGCGACGTGTGATCGAGGTGTTGCGGTGAGTCTCGCGCGTCTGATCCTGAACAGCGCCGAAACGATCGCGTTCGCGATGCTCACGCTGGCGCTGGTCCTCGCCTTTGGCCGGTTGGTACGCGGGCCAAGCCTGCCCGATCGCGTGATCGCCCTGGATCTCAGCGCGGTGATTATTGTCGGCTTTATCGCTGTGTTTACGATCAGCACCGGGCAACAGGTGTTTCTCGATGCAGCGATTGTGCTGGCACTGATCGGCTTTCTCGGTACGACCGCTTTCGCGCTCTACATTGCGCGGAGGGCTCGCGATGAATGAGATCATTGCTTCGCTGCTGATCGTTGTTGGCGCGCTCTTCATGCTGCTGGCCGCCGTAGGTATCGTGCGCATGCCAGATCTCTTTACACGCATGCAGGCAGCCAGCAAAGCTTCGACGCTGGGCGTCAGCGCGCTGCTGTTGGCGGTCGCGGTGCACTTCATGCGGCTCGGCATCACCTCGCGCGCACTAGTGACCGTGCTCTTTTTCTTTCTGACCGCGCCCGTGACGGCCCATCTGGTGGCGCGCGCCGCCTACTTTGTCGGGGTGCCGCTGTGGGCCGGCACCATCATCGACGAGCTGCGCGACAAGTACGATCCGCGCACGGGTCGGTGCGAGAGCCGTCCCGTGGCCCATGCGGCGCGTCCCGCGCCCGCTACGGAGCACGGCGCGGATCAGCGCTGAGCGCCGGCCAGGTGCCCGGCAGCATCTGACCGCTGCCGTCGTGATTCATGGGAGGACGCATGGCCACGGTGATCCCGCTTGACGTTCTTGAGCAAGCCGTGCGTGCGGCGCTGCGCTCTGGCGATGCGACGGAGCTGCGTCTGGCGCTGGAGGGCGAGCACCCCGCCGACATCGCTGATGTGCTCGATCGCCTGGATCAGGAGGAACAGCTGGCCGTCTTCCAGGCCCTTCCGCCGGAGATCGCTGCGGATGTGCTCAGCGAAACGACGCCGGACACTACCCGCCGCCTGATTCAGCACCTGCCCGAGGCGGTGATCGGCGCGTTGCTCGACCGCATGGCGCCCGATGACGTGGCCGAGATTCTGGGCGAGGACGTGCCGGAGCTGCGCGCCAGGTTGCTGGCGGCAATGCACGCTAAAGAGGCCGCCGAGGTGCGCGCACTGCTCACCTACCCGCCGCGCAGCGCGGGTCGGCTGATGACCGAGCGCGTGGTGACACTGCCGCCGCAGATCAGCGCCGCGTCAGCGCTGGAGCGGCTGCGCGCGCTCGATCCCGCCACCGAAACGGCCAACGATCTCTACGTGATCGACGAGCAGGGCATCCTGTTGGGCGTGGTCTCGCTGCACAGCGTGATCGTGGCACCCCCGACGCAACCCATCGCCCAGATCATGCACCGCGAGCCGATCACCGTGCTGCCGGAGACCGATCAGGAAGAGGTGGCGCGGCTGGTGGCGCAGTACGACCTGCTGACCATCCCGGTGATTGATGCAGATGGCCGCCTGCTGGGGTCGATCACCGTCGATGATGTGATCGACGTGCTGATCCAGGAGAGCACCGAGGATGTGCTGCGCCTGGGCGGCGTCGAGAGCGGACCAACCGACGAATCCTACTTTTCGACGCCGATTCCGCGCATGGTGCGCCGACGCGTCGGCTGGCTGCTGGCGCTGTTTCTCACCGGCACGCTGACGATCAACGTGCTGGGACGCTTCGAGGAGGAGCTGGATCAGGTCGTCGCGCTGGCCTTTTTCATCCCGCTGCTGATCGGTACCGGCGGCAACACCGGCGCGCAGACCGTCTCGACCATGGTGCGCGCGCTGGCGCTGGGCGAGGTGCGCCTGCGCGATGCCTGGCGCGTGCTGGCGCGCGAGTTCTGCAGCGGGCTGCTGCTGGGCTCGCTCCTGGCGTTGATCGCCTTCGGCTTTGCCCTGGCGCTGGGCAACGGCACCGCGCTGGCGCTGGTGGTCGCGCTCTCGGTGGTGGCGGTGTGTACCTGGGCCAACCTGATCGGCGCGCTGGTACCCCTGCTGGCGCGCAAGCTCAACTTCGATCCGGCGCTGGTCTCTGCCCCGCTGATCACGACGTTGGTAGATGCTACCGGCCTGGCGATGTACCTGGCGATCGCCAAGACGATCCTGGATCTGTAGCCGCATCCATCGCCGGTGGGAGACCAAGACCGCCGCCGTCCCGCTCGGCAGCGGCCTGCGCGGCAACCGTGGAGCAACGCCTCACGAGCGCGCCAGCGGGCGGCACATGCGCGGCGGTCGCAGGCCCGGCTCCTACCTGCTGGAACAGTTGATCGCCCAACCGGAGCGCGCCCTCGCGGCGGACAACAGCGCGGGAGGCGACTATGCCGCATGATGGCCGCCTCCCGCGCCTCGGGTAGACCTGATGCTCAGGCTTCCGCGCCGCTCAGGATCTGCTCGATGCGTTCGATGACTTCAGCGCTGAGCTGCACCTCGGCAGCGCGCACATTGTCGTCGATCTGCTCGGGTCGCGTCGCGCCGATGATCGCGCTGCTGACCGCCGGTGTGCGCAGCACCCAAGCCAGCGCCAGTTGCGCGCGGCTGATGCCCAGCTCATCGGCGATGGCTTTGAGGCGTCGCACGCGCTCGATGTTGGCGTCGGTCATGTAGCGCTCACGGGCCCATGGCTCACGCGCAAAGCGCGAGTCCTCGGGAATGCCGGCGTCGTACTTGCCGGTGAGCATGCCCTGCGCCAGCGGCGACCAGACCACCAGCCCGATGCCGCGCGGTGCGGTGACGGGCATGATCTGTTGCTCGACACGCTCGCGGTAGAGCATCGAGTATTGCGGCTGCTCAACCACCGGCTTGTACAGATTGTAGCGCTCGCAAATCTCATAAGCCTCGACGATCTGCGCCGCGCTCCACTCGGAGGTACCCCAGTAGAGCACTTTGCCCTGGTGGATCAGATCGTCCATGGCGCGCGCCGTCTCTTCGATCGGCGTTTCGGGGTCGGGCCGATGGCAGAAGTAGATGTCCAGGTAGTCGGTCCCCAACCGTTCGAGGCTCTTGTCGATGCTCTCCATGATATGCTTACGCGACAGGCCCTGGTCGTTGATATCCTCGCTCATCGGCCAAAAGACCTTGCTGGAGATCACCAGCGTATGGCG
This is a stretch of genomic DNA from Kallotenue papyrolyticum. It encodes these proteins:
- a CDS encoding monovalent cation/H+ antiporter complex subunit F; translation: MLTLALVLAFGRLVRGPSLPDRVIALDLSAVIIVGFIAVFTISTGQQVFLDAAIVLALIGFLGTTAFALYIARRARDE
- a CDS encoding Na+/H+ antiporter subunit E translates to MLLNLILALVWAAVTGEFTAENVLLGFGLGFVILLFTRRIIGVPHYGQRMARVGGLLLFFLWELLKANLRVAYEVLTPGFRFRPGVIMIPLDARSDAEITLLANLISLTPGTLSLDVSADRRVLYVHAMFIDDPERVKRQIKQGFERRVIEVLR
- a CDS encoding aldo/keto reductase family protein: MQYRRLGSSGLKVSAISLGGWINYGEGKVAEEAARRVVERAYEQGINFFDLADIYGKGGAERQMGAILRQYPRHTLVISSKVFWPMSEDINDQGLSRKHIMESIDKSLERLGTDYLDIYFCHRPDPETPIEETARAMDDLIHQGKVLYWGTSEWSAAQIVEAYEICERYNLYKPVVEQPQYSMLYRERVEQQIMPVTAPRGIGLVVWSPLAQGMLTGKYDAGIPEDSRFAREPWARERYMTDANIERVRRLKAIADELGISRAQLALAWVLRTPAVSSAIIGATRPEQIDDNVRAAEVQLSAEVIERIEQILSGAEA
- the mgtE gene encoding magnesium transporter, producing MATVIPLDVLEQAVRAALRSGDATELRLALEGEHPADIADVLDRLDQEEQLAVFQALPPEIAADVLSETTPDTTRRLIQHLPEAVIGALLDRMAPDDVAEILGEDVPELRARLLAAMHAKEAAEVRALLTYPPRSAGRLMTERVVTLPPQISAASALERLRALDPATETANDLYVIDEQGILLGVVSLHSVIVAPPTQPIAQIMHREPITVLPETDQEEVARLVAQYDLLTIPVIDADGRLLGSITVDDVIDVLIQESTEDVLRLGGVESGPTDESYFSTPIPRMVRRRVGWLLALFLTGTLTINVLGRFEEELDQVVALAFFIPLLIGTGGNTGAQTVSTMVRALALGEVRLRDAWRVLAREFCSGLLLGSLLALIAFGFALALGNGTALALVVALSVVAVCTWANLIGALVPLLARKLNFDPALVSAPLITTLVDATGLAMYLAIAKTILDL
- the mnhG gene encoding monovalent cation/H(+) antiporter subunit G translates to MNEIIASLLIVVGALFMLLAAVGIVRMPDLFTRMQAASKASTLGVSALLLAVAVHFMRLGITSRALVTVLFFFLTAPVTAHLVARAAYFVGVPLWAGTIIDELRDKYDPRTGRCESRPVAHAARPAPATEHGADQR